A region from the Onychostoma macrolepis isolate SWU-2019 chromosome 18, ASM1243209v1, whole genome shotgun sequence genome encodes:
- the ch25hl1.2 gene encoding cholesterol 25-hydroxylase-like protein 1, member 2 isoform X1, whose product MTLVQVFETIWESFQSKDSVLQPMWDYVRLNHSETLRSPLFPVILTVASYFVLCLPYLVCDIMGKKWPAINRYKIQPGKMPTTAMLFHCSGVTLYNHVLLVFPAAVAQWIWRPPVPLPEQAPTLLELAGGVTGSLLLFDLQYFIWHFLHHKIRWLYVTFHAIHHNYSAPFALATQCLSGWELVTVGFWTTLNPILLRCHLLTTWMFMVVHVYVSVEDHCGYDFPWSTSRLIPFGVYGGPSKHDVHHQKPNTNFAPHFSHWDKLFGTHADFSFAKTQ is encoded by the coding sequence ATGACACTAGTTCAGGTGTTTGAGACAATTTGGGAGAGCTTCCAGTCAAAAGACTCAGTTTTGCAGCCTATGTGGGACTACGTGCGACTCAACCATTCTGAAACTCTTCGGTCTCCTCTTTTTCCTGTGATTCTGACCGTAGCGTCATATTTTGTTCTTTGCCTACCCTACCTAGTCTGCGACATCATGGGTAAGAAGTGGCCAGCTATTAACCGCTACAAGATCCAACCCGGCAAGATGCCCACAACTGCAATGCTCTTTCACTGCAGTGGAGTTACTCTTTATAATCACGTACTTCTGGTGTTTCCTGCAGCAGTAGCGCAGTGGATCTGGAGACCTCCTGTTCCCCTTCCTGAACAAGCACCTACATTGCTTGAACTTGCAGGTGGTGTGACTGGAAGCCTTCTTCTTTTTGACTTACAGTATTTTATCTGGCACTTTTTGCATCATAAGATCCGCTGGTTGTATGTGACTTTCCATGCTATCCACCATAATTACTCCGCCCCATTTGCTCTGGCCACACAGTGCCTTAGTGGATGGGAGTTGGTGACAGTGGGCTTCTGGACCACGCTCAACCCCATTCTGCTGAGGTGTCATCTGCTCACCACCTGGATGTTCATGGTGGTCCACGTCTATGTATCGGTGGAAGACCACTGCGGATATGATTTCCCTTGGTCCACGTCTCGTCTGATCCCATTTGGTGTTTATGGAGGTCCGAGCAAGCATGATGTGCACCACCAGAAACCTAATACTAACTTTGCACCCCATTTTAGTCACTGGGATAAACTGTTTGGCACTCATGCTGATTTTAGTTTTGCTAAAACTCAGTGA
- the ch25hl1.2 gene encoding cholesterol 25-hydroxylase-like protein 1, member 2 isoform X2, translating into MTLVQVFETIWESFQSKDSVLQPMWDYVRLNHSETLRSPLFPVILTVASYFVLCLPYLVCDIMAVAQWIWRPPVPLPEQAPTLLELAGGVTGSLLLFDLQYFIWHFLHHKIRWLYVTFHAIHHNYSAPFALATQCLSGWELVTVGFWTTLNPILLRCHLLTTWMFMVVHVYVSVEDHCGYDFPWSTSRLIPFGVYGGPSKHDVHHQKPNTNFAPHFSHWDKLFGTHADFSFAKTQ; encoded by the exons ATGACACTAGTTCAGGTGTTTGAGACAATTTGGGAGAGCTTCCAGTCAAAAGACTCAGTTTTGCAGCCTATGTGGGACTACGTGCGACTCAACCATTCTGAAACTCTTCGGTCTCCTCTTTTTCCTGTGATTCTGACCGTAGCGTCATATTTTGTTCTTTGCCTACCCTACCTAGTCTGCGACATCATGG CAGTAGCGCAGTGGATCTGGAGACCTCCTGTTCCCCTTCCTGAACAAGCACCTACATTGCTTGAACTTGCAGGTGGTGTGACTGGAAGCCTTCTTCTTTTTGACTTACAGTATTTTATCTGGCACTTTTTGCATCATAAGATCCGCTGGTTGTATGTGACTTTCCATGCTATCCACCATAATTACTCCGCCCCATTTGCTCTGGCCACACAGTGCCTTAGTGGATGGGAGTTGGTGACAGTGGGCTTCTGGACCACGCTCAACCCCATTCTGCTGAGGTGTCATCTGCTCACCACCTGGATGTTCATGGTGGTCCACGTCTATGTATCGGTGGAAGACCACTGCGGATATGATTTCCCTTGGTCCACGTCTCGTCTGATCCCATTTGGTGTTTATGGAGGTCCGAGCAAGCATGATGTGCACCACCAGAAACCTAATACTAACTTTGCACCCCATTTTAGTCACTGGGATAAACTGTTTGGCACTCATGCTGATTTTAGTTTTGCTAAAACTCAGTGA
- the tspan3a gene encoding tetraspanin-3: protein MMGQCGITSSKTVLVFLNLIFWAAAGILCYVGAYVFITYDDYDHFFEDVYTLIPAVVIIAVGALLFIIGLIGCCATIRESRCGLSTFVVILMLVFVTEVVVVVLGYIYRAKVEDEVNHSIQKVYDEYNGTNTDAPSRAIDYVQRQLHCCGITNYSDWKNTRWFKESRNNSVPLSCCKPNVNNCTGSLSRPGDLYPEGCEALVVKKLKEIMMYVIWAALTFAAIQMLGMLCACVVLCRRSRDPAYELLITGGTYA from the exons ATGATGGGCCAGTGTGGAATTACGTCGTCTAAAACCGTTCTGGTGTTCCTGAACCTGATATTTTGG GCCGCTGCTGGCATTCTCTGCTATGTTGGAGCCTACGTGTTCATCACGTATGATGACTATGACCATTTCTTTGAGGATGTGTACACCCTGATCCCAGCCGTTGTCATTATCGCAGTCGGAGCGCTGTTGTTCATTATTGGACTCATTGGATGCTGTGCCACTATTCGAGAGAGCCGCTGCGGTCTTTCCACG TTTGTTGTCATTCTTATGCTGGTGTTTGTGACTGAGGTGGTTGTGGTGGTTCTTGGCTATATTTACAGAGCAAAG GTGGAAGACGAGGTCAATCATTCCATCCAGAAAGTGTATGATGAATACAACGGCACCAACACGGATGCTCCCAGCCGCGCTATTGACTATGTGCAGAGACAG CTCCATTGCTGTGGCATCACCAACTACTCAGACTGGAAGAACACGCGCTGGTTTAAGGAGTCTAGGAACAACAGTGTGCCACTGAGCTGCTGCAAACCCAACGTGAAcaactgcactggctccctctCCCGTCCCGGGGACCTCTACCCTGAG GGATGTGAAGCCCTGGTTGTGAAGAAACTGAAAGAGATTATGATGTACGTCATCTGGGCTGCTCTGACGTTTGCTGCGATTCAG ATGCTGGGAATGCTGTGCGCTTGTGTGGTGCTGTGTCGCAGAAGCCGAGACCCGGCCTACGAGCTTCTCATCACCGGAGGGACGTATGCATGA